AGTCGATCACCAGCTGGGCGTAGATGTGCTTCGCGCTGCGGAAGACGGACAACCGCGGGCGCTGCTCGGTGCCGAAGATCCGCTTGCGGATCCGGCCTTTCCTGTTCTGTCGTGCGGTTTCCCGCTGATTTTTCTGGCTCATGGCGTTCGGATCCCCATCGTAAGGTATTGCGCGTTGTCCACTACTTGCCCGCCGCCTTCCCTACCTTCTTGATCAGCCGTTCGCCGCGGTAGCGGACCCCTTTGTTCTTGTACACGTCCGGCTTCCTGAGCATCCGGACCCGGGCGGCCGTCTCCCCGAGCAGTTCCTTGTCGAACCCGCTCAGCTTGATCACGGTGTTCGCCTCGACCTGCGCCGTCACTCCCGCCGGCAGTGGAAAAACGACCGGGTGGGAGTATCCCAGGGCCAGGTGAAGTGCGCCCCCTTTGGACTCGGCCTTGTAGCCCACGCCGACGATCTCGAGGGTTCGCAGGAAGCCGTCCGTAACGCCCTGCACCATATTGGCCAGGATCGTCCGGTACATGCCGTAGAGGTTTTCGGCGTCCTTGTCGAGAAGAACGACCGTCGCCGTTCCATCCTTCACTTCGACCGCGAGCTTACCCGGGATCGGGCGGGAAAGCTGGCCCTTTTTCCCTGTGACGGTCAACACTCCGTTTACTGCTTCCACCTTGACTCCGGTGGGAACGACTACGGGCTTTTTACCGATTCTCGACATCGTTTCGCTCCTCGTTGG
This sequence is a window from Candidatus Deferrimicrobium sp.. Protein-coding genes within it:
- the rplF gene encoding 50S ribosomal protein L6; the encoded protein is MSRIGKKPVVVPTGVKVEAVNGVLTVTGKKGQLSRPIPGKLAVEVKDGTATVVLLDKDAENLYGMYRTILANMVQGVTDGFLRTLEIVGVGYKAESKGGALHLALGYSHPVVFPLPAGVTAQVEANTVIKLSGFDKELLGETAARVRMLRKPDVYKNKGVRYRGERLIKKVGKAAGK